The following nucleotide sequence is from Zea mays cultivar B73 chromosome 1, Zm-B73-REFERENCE-NAM-5.0, whole genome shotgun sequence.
tgatcctccggatgcataaacctgcaagacaaatttaggcttgggtcttaggtacccaactcttgttgggtcctgcaaggttagtgacaatatccttagggacccaaatgcaagttttatctcccttgcattttgccctagTTTCATAGCAAtcaccttcctatcctttctataaatcgcaaatgaagcattgcaagcatgataaattgtagaaggttcatttattattttcctagaaacatgaatacCATTTTTTTGGCATGTGATTAATATTTCTCCTAGCCgattttctatcatgcataatagaagaactagaagcagccatggcatgagaatcaaaaacatcataacttttataaccatttctagaatatctcctatcatgatacatgaaggcatggttcttttgggcacttctagccataggggccttccctttctccttggcagagatggaagccttatggcttgtcaagttcttgacttccctcttgaagccaagaccatccttaattgaggggtgtctaccaatcgtgtaggcatctcttgcaaattttagcttgtcaaattcactcttgctagtcttaagttgggcattaagactagccacttcatcatttaatttagaaacgcaaactaggtgttcactacaagcgtcaacattaaaatctttgcacctattgcaaatcataacatgttctacacaagagttagatttatttgctacttctagtttagcatttaaatcatcattaacaccttttagagtagaaatggtttcataacaagtagatagttcacaagaaagcatttcattccttttaacttctagagcaagagaattttgagcactaacaaatttatcatgctcttcatacaaaaggtcctcttgcttttccaataacctattcttatcattcaaggcatcaattaattcattaattttatcaactttggttctatctaggcccttgaataaacatgaataatctatttcatcatcatcactagactcatcctcacttgaagaagcataagtactaatattacgagcgcttaccttattctcccttgccatgaggcaagtgtgatgctcgttggggaagaggaatgacttgttgaaggcagtggcggcgagtccttcgttgtcggagtcggacgaggagcaatccgagtcccactcctttccaagatgtgcctcgccctttgccttcttgtagttcttcttcttctcccactttccactcttcttttcctagtcactatcattatagggacaattagctataaaatgaccaatcttaccacatttgaagcaggagcacttccccttcgtcttgttcttgttggggtgctccttgcgaccttttagcgtcgtcttgaatctctttatgatgagggccatctcttcatcattaagcccggccgcctcaacttgtgccaccttgctaggtagcgcctccttgctccttgttgctttgagagcaatagtttgaggctcttggattagaccatttaatgcatcgtcgacgtatctagcctccttgatcatcatccgcccgcttacgaactttccaaggatctcctcgggcgtcatcttcgtgtacctaggattctcacgaatattgttgacaagatgtggatcaaggacagtaaaggatcttagcattaggcggacgacatcgtggtccgtccatcacgtgcttccatagctccttatcttgttgacgagggtcttgagcctgttgtacgtctgggttggctcctcccctcttatcatcgcgaatctcccaagttcgccttccaccaactccatcttggtgagcatggtgatgtcgttcccctcatgtgagatcttgagggtgtcccagatctgcttggcattgtccaagccgctcaccttatggtactcgtccctgcacaatgaggctaacaacacagtagtagcttgtgcatttttgtgaatctgttcattgataaacaaaggactatccgagctatcaaatttcattccactctctacaatctcccatatactaggatcgagtgagaacaagtgactacgcattttgtgactccaaaatccgtagtcctccccatcaaagtgtggaggcttgccaagagggaatggaaagcaaatgtgcatttgaactatgcggaatacgagaataatcgaaagagaagtttgagttaaccgtcttctttttctcgtagtcgttttcgtcatccttttgggaagaagatgactcgtcgctgtcgtcgtagtagacgatctccttgatgcgcctcgtcttcttcttctttccatcttttcgtttgtggcccgagcccgagtcggtaggtttgtcatcttttggctcgttgacgaaggactccttctccttatcattgatcacaatctccttgcccttaggatccatctctttgggcgattagtccctttcttgaagagaacggctctgataccaattgagagcacctagaggggggtgaatagatgatcctgtaaacttgaaacttaatgccacaaaaacttgattagaggttagcacaattaagccaagtggctggagaggaGAACATGCACAACACGAtagccacaaagagatcaacacagagatgacacagtggtttatcccgtggttcggccaagtccaacacttgcctactccatgttgtggcgtcccaacggacgagggttgcaatcaacccctttcaagcggtccaaagacccacttgaataccacggtattttgctttcactttactatgtcccgtttgcgaggaatctccacaacttggagcctctcgcccttacactttgatgttcacaaagaagcacggagtaaggggagggatgagcaactcacacaagacacaaaatcagagcgataacacgcacacaagtcacaacaagagctcacaacacaactcgacgagttcacaactcaaatagagctctaattgctatcacaaagagtcaaatgcgcggaatcgatgtcttggtgcttaggaatgctttgagaatgcttggtgtcttcctccatgcgcctaggggtcccttttatagccccaaggcagctaggagccgttgagagcattccaggaaggcaattcttgccttctgtcgcctggcgcaccggacagtccggtgcaccaccggacactgtccggtgcggatctctttccttattttgcgaagccgaccgttgcagtcttagagccgttggcgcaccggacactgtccggtgcacaccggacagtccggtgccccatccgaccgttggcgcttgccaCGTGTCGCACGCGGACtccgcggccgactgttggctcaccggacagtccggtgcaccaccggacagtctggtgatttatagccgtacgccgccgtcgaagtcccgagagtagccagttcgccagagccagcctggcgcaccggacactgtccggtgcaccaccggatagtccggtgcacccaaactgagcagactcttggctgcttcgagccactctttttcaattgcattttctctgattctaacacttagacaagcatgttagtacacaaaaaccaatgtactaagtctagaatcatacctttgtattgatttgcacccaGGGGCGGAGGGCCCAGTATGGCTCAGTATTGCCTGGGCAATACCTTGCGCTGGCCCACTAAAAGATTAGATTAGGGTTCTCCGTGTCCCGCGCAGGCACAGCCGTTGCCCGCTGAGCCGCACCCGCACGGCCGCAGGCGCGTCCCACACCCGCACGGCCGCTGGCCGCCGACCGCTCGGTAGACGCAGACAGCCTGCTCAGCTGCTCGCCTGCTCCTCATCTCCGGCGGCGCTCTGCTCGGCTTAGTCGCCTGCTCGGTAGACGGCAGTcccgctcggccgctccggcaTTCCGCTGCTCGCCCGGGCGCCCGGCCAGCCGGCCTGCTCGGCTGCTGTCTGCCTGCTTGTCCATTTGTCCGCCTGTCCGGTGTCCCGCGCGGCGGCCGGCTCCAGGCTGTGGCCTGTGGCTATTTGTCCCGGGCCACTTCCTGCTTGCTTACTGTGTTTGCTTTAGTAATTAGTTCATTACTTCATTAGTTGCTTGACTACGTACTGCTTGAGTTTGAGTGCTTGTCTGCTTGTCCCATCCTATGGCCTAAAAGGTAGCGCTTGAGTATTTATTTGATTATACGCGTAAGTATTTAATTATGTGTGTCTATTCTATTAGATTTTTCAATGTTCAGATTTTCCAATTTCTAAATAGCAGTCTTGGATATAAACAAAAAACAAAGCAAAGAATATGGCCAAAAAAATATATCTCTATATTATGTGAACACTTCCTGTTGGCTGTTCTGTTGATAGCCTTCTAATTATCTAATACATGTTATATGCTTCGTAAAATGACAGGTTTAAAGAgctatttcagtcaagcttctagTGGAAGTAGACCAATCACTCGCGCTAGTGGTGTTTGCAATGAATCCGGAATACAAGTTGGAGTTTAAGAGAATAATAGTGAAGATGCCAATGgtaaaaatgttaatggttaaatagAAGGTATAAATCAGTTCAACCCGGATCACATTATTTCTGATCTGAGACTTCGTATTCCAATCGATTCTTTTGCTCCTAATATTATAGATGATGTTAGAAAGGCTTATTTTGTAGCTACAAATTATTTTAAACTGTGTCATAAATTTTTAGTCTTCATTGTGTTAGCAATACCTAAATTTTCTGGCGTCCTCCGCCACTGTTTGCACCTTATCCATCTTttgacatagtttatcacttaagcacttgtgttggacactaaatcaccaaaatacttagaaatggcccaagggcacatttccctttcagttacccTAGACCTACAAGAGCCAATCCCGCTTGGAGTAGAGTTCGACCCCGTCCTGCCATCTCAATTGCCGCTAGAAGAAGTCATCAATatcagctccctcttaacccatctaggagatgtctcagattgaagttgtgcaccAGCCTCGCTAGAATAGTAGCTGTCGGATCCAAAGTTAGTTATGCCTAGTCCTCTCCATGCATTGGGCAGTGaaatttttcttcactttggccagaGCCCAGCATGTATGAGATGTAACCGTGTAGCCTCGTGTTATGAAACCCTAAtcatgtggccccctagggcatttcaaaataatTTGTGCTTGATGTTTGCTCCCCTTTTGTGTGCATgtatgatgctttaacgttagtgctcataaatcACATTCAGTGTGGTTCTTAGTTCAGTTGCCTAGTAGTAGTGTTATTATGCTTCGCCCTCAAATCTAAGTAGTCCCTGCTTTTGAAAACACTACTTTCCCATATTCAAAACAttttatttgtttgtgcttatcattgctgagcctgTGTGTTTTCTTTAagaaattgaaagtagcctagagggggtgaataggctaatctgaaaattttcacaacaaactttgaaagattgttaaatacacagttcaactggtgcaggccggttcaacagctacgtgcgcaagttgaaccactctgaaccaatccaactgttttataaactttagactataatctactcgaaaaagtatttcgcAAGTCCTTTTAAGAAGTAAGGTATAACTAAGTTAGAATTGgaagatgaatatgtaaaggctatttcacTTCTAGATATACTCTACGGAAAAACCtatatgtcaatcttgcaagtaaaaatatcttaagttaaagacaagcaagaacacaagacacgagatttaatccgaggttcggccacaccacaaaggtgtcctactcccctttgaggagcccacaaagggccgggtctttttcaaccctaatcctccaaaagccgaccacaaaggtcaaggcaatctcttcttatctcaGCTCACACTACTAGAAAACCCCCCTTGTATGTACGTTTTAGTTGTAGCGCACACAAAAGCGTCTCTACGGCGGTACATAAAGACGTTATTTGAAACAATTTTAAGAACGCATCAAAATGTTACGGTATTTGACACGCTTTCAACGTGAAGAGATACCTAAACACAATTTTTAACACGCTATTAAAATCGTATTAGAATGACACGAAATTAGACACGCTTTCAATCGTCAGTAACCTATAGACACGTTGCAAAACACGTATTAAAATCGTCTATAGGAACCTTAAGACGCTTTTTTATATGCAATTAAAACGTATAAAAATGGCATAGTTAGACATGCTTTCAATACGTGACTAACATGAAGATACGTCATAAAGCGCATCGAATAACCGTTATTAGCCACATAGAGATGTTTTTTATGTGATAACGAAATATCTCTAGTTGATATGAAATTAGATACGCTTTTAACCGTTACTACTTGAAGACACGTTTTAATGTGTATTAGCAATTTATCCTTAACCAtgtagagatgtttttggtgtaaAATTTAAAACATGTAACCTACGACCGAGGTATATTAGTCACCATAGTTGTTGTGTGGTATATCTTCCACTAGAGCTAACGTGACATATATTATAGGAGGCTAAAACAATATAATGTTAACATTAATTGTGTTTAGCTAGTGTATGTTGTATAGGTCTAATAAaggcataataataataataataataataaaaaaaattaGAAAAAAAATATGGTCATGCCCACTTGAAATGGGAAAAAGTATGGTCACTCACTCGATAATAATAAATAGAAAAAGCGCCTGATTTGGGCACACTCATAACCAGAAAACATCAAAGCTAAGAATAATTAAATAAGCCATGTTACAAGTCTCATGGATTGTACGTAGTATTTAATCAAATAGAAAAATTTGTACACTAAACAACATTAACCCAACAAGTTGGCACCTCCTATCTAAAGTAACACATATTAGTTCATTCTGATTCACAGTGCAAGTAAAAAACCCACAATATTCTTTTATAGCATTAGATGACCAGAAAACCTAAGCCTTGTCTAACTTTCTTCATCGAGTTATACACCCATGTCAAAATTATCTCTTGGGCTAACTCTCACCACAGTGTTCCATGGTTCAGCTTTTGGGTTTTGGACATAAAAGACTTGCTGAATTTGTGATGAAAATACAAAAGGATCATCATCTAGTTTATCACCAGTGTGTATTTTCCGAGAAAAATTCACATGACTGTATCCGAACTCATCTCGTCGCAACCCAGCTTTATGATGAACATCATACCATTCACACTTGAAAAGCACTACCTTGTAGTTTGCATATGACAATTCAACTATATCTAATAATCTGCCAAAATAATTAACCCCATCATCAGCAATGTTGaccacaccactgttttgtgtcaACCGTGCAGCCTCACGACTCAAAGTGTGGAACCTCAAACCATTAATAATGTAACCATTGTATGTCACTCCATATCTGTTTGGTTTTGCAGCCAAAGCTCGGACCTTTGTCGTGATCCCTGTTCCATCGCCTAATATAACCTGTATATAAGGAAAAACGCTCACGTACATTTCTTTTATTAGTTCTATGCCAAATTTGCAATAATTTTAGATGTACATACCTTTTGCTCCAACCAGTCAGGAAAGTGTTGATCCATCAAATTCTGAATGGAGGAAGGTGTTAGATTAATTGAGGGATGTAATTTTCTTTTCTCCTCATCCAATAAATACCATTTTGCTGGATCTGTCAGCAAGCTTATTTATTCCAGGACCAACACGCTTCACATGTGCTACACAACCAAAGATTCTCAGGTGACTCACTTTGGGCTTTTTTCCATGCCAAGCTTCATAGGGAGTCTTTTTGTTCAGAGCTTTTGTGGGTGATCTGTTGAGGATATACACTGCAGTTCTCACTGCCTCACCCCAAAATATTGATGGAACTCTCATCGATTTCAGCAGGCACCTGGCCATTTCAACCACAGACTGGTTCCTCCTCTCAACAACCCCATTTTTCACAGTACTTGTAGAGCATTTCCTTTCCCCTTACACAAAGGCTAGCCTACAAAAGGCAATCCGCAGGTAGAATATGTGATACATTAATTAAGGGCTCCATGTAGTGCCTGTAAAGTTAGAACTATTTTCAAGTTAGATGCTGAATTCTCATATATACTAACGTGTGCTGAATCATCTAGAATCCTAAAGCAACTCTACTGTTATAAGATGTTCAGAACTGGTCTGCTAGCTTTTGGAAGGATTAGCTTTCTTTTGCAACTCTAGGGTTCAGTAATTGGTTCCTATTCGTCTACATTCCCTGTTAAAATCTAATATTTATAATTTTCTTTTTCTATAATAATTGAGTGAAACTATACCTGTAGGAGGCACAACTTGATGGCAATGTAGTCAAAGATTTGCCAAGTGATCCTATATTGCACAACATGGTATGTCTAAGCTAATTGTATTATTGTTTCAATTAAAATATAAAGCATAATTTGATTAAGTGATGCTATGATTTGATGTTTATTATAGAGAACTCGAAGGGTTCAAGCTGCCAGCATGGGCATATCAGAATCAGTATGTGGTTTTATTTGCCTTATTTCTTTCCAATTATGACGTTGTTTTTACCAAAAGATCATATGTTCATGTTTTGTAATTTGTAGAGACAAAAGCAAGTCTACCTTATTTCACTGATAAACAAAGGCAGAGTTGTGGCCAAAGGGAAGTTAGTGACTACAGATAGCCAAAGAGAAATATTAGGAGCAAAGCTTGGACCAGAATATTGTGGAGTTCTTGTTGAAGGCCTTGAAAATATTGAACTTGGCAATATTATATATGAGGAGGTACCTAGACCATCTAATCAGATTCGTACACTAATTGATGCTATTGGCTATGTTATTCCTTGGCCAATTACACATGTAAGtttcttttttatttgaaatagtACATGTGTCCCCATAACAACTTGAGTTATTGATCTAACACATGTTTCATAGGTGAAGCAAGCTAGAAGCTCATCTTGTACCCGCAACAAGTTGGTACCTGCAGCACGTGGACAAAGCTAGATGGCGTGGACAAAGCTAGATGGGAAGCCTAGTATAATTGCAAAGTGAATCAGTTAGATTCTAGTAGTTACTAAAATTTTTAAGTGATATTTGTATGATATTGCCACTTTGgctttgcttctttgtgaacacaaTTGGCAGTTACTGAACATGTTTGCTATCGAGTTAGTTAGCTTCTTGATATTTTGCCAAGGCCAAAAGCAATATTA
It contains:
- the LOC103643590 gene encoding uncharacterized protein codes for the protein MRTRRVQAASMGISESRQKQVYLISLINKGRVVAKGKLVTTDSQREILGAKLGPEYCGVLVEGLENIELGNIIYEEVPRPSNQIRTLIDAIGYVIPWPITHVKQARSSSCTRNKLVPAARGQS